From a single Nocardioides panacis genomic region:
- a CDS encoding SMP-30/gluconolactonase/LRE family protein, with product MTPTALRRSALVLLTALLATLLTAPVAQARPPRDRLPLPDGFQPEGIAISGHRAYFGSRATGAIYTADLRTGTGRVLSKAVGSPSLGMKVDGHGRLFVAGGTGGDGRVVDTRTGKVLRTYQFTDARPTFVNDVVLTPRAAYFTDSTNPELYRVPLGRRLARPKQVTGISLGGAWKQTADLNANGIARTPDGRALLVVQTSTGFLFRVDPATGVARRVHLGGALLTDGDGLLLHRRTLYAVQNQLDRVAVVHLNGAGTRGRLVDTIRSRHFDVPTTIARTGRSLYLPNARFTTPPTSSTTYSAFRVSTR from the coding sequence ATGACGCCGACCGCGCTCCGCCGCTCCGCACTCGTGCTCCTCACCGCCCTGCTGGCCACCCTGCTCACCGCGCCGGTGGCGCAGGCCCGGCCGCCGCGCGACCGCCTCCCGCTCCCGGACGGCTTCCAGCCCGAGGGCATCGCGATCAGCGGCCACCGCGCCTACTTCGGGTCGCGGGCCACCGGCGCGATCTACACCGCCGACCTGCGCACCGGCACGGGCCGGGTGCTCAGCAAGGCGGTCGGCAGCCCGTCGCTCGGCATGAAGGTCGACGGCCACGGCCGGCTGTTCGTGGCCGGCGGCACCGGGGGCGACGGCCGGGTCGTCGACACCCGCACCGGCAAGGTGCTGCGCACCTACCAGTTCACCGACGCGCGCCCGACGTTCGTCAACGACGTGGTGCTGACCCCGCGGGCGGCGTACTTCACCGACTCCACCAACCCCGAGCTGTACCGCGTCCCGCTCGGCCGGAGGCTGGCCCGCCCGAAGCAGGTCACGGGCATCTCGCTGGGCGGCGCGTGGAAACAGACCGCCGACCTGAACGCGAACGGCATCGCCCGCACCCCGGACGGCCGGGCGCTGCTCGTCGTGCAGACCTCGACCGGCTTCCTGTTCCGGGTCGACCCGGCGACCGGGGTCGCGCGGCGGGTGCACCTCGGCGGCGCCCTGCTCACCGACGGCGACGGGCTGCTGCTGCACCGCCGGACCCTGTACGCCGTCCAGAACCAGCTCGACCGGGTCGCCGTCGTGCACCTCAACGGTGCGGGCACCCGCGGCCGGCTGGTGGACACGATCAGGTCGCGGCACTTCGACGTGCCCACCACGATCGCCCGCACGGGCCGGTCGCTGTACCTGCCGAACGCCCGGTTCACGACGCCGCCGACGTCGAGCACGACGTACTCCGCGTTCCGGGTCAGCACCCGCTGA
- a CDS encoding glycoside hydrolase family 2 protein, whose product MRRDLITRWGRRLDPLAVLPEYPRPQLVRDSYLNLNGWWDYAITPAGAPLPTRYDGRIVVPFSPEAPLSRVGRQLQPDERLTYRRTLRLPDGFRAVDGRVLLHFGAVDQTCTVRLNGVEVGANEGGYLPFACDVTAALRPGDNELVVDVRDRSDGAQHASGKQRLHRGGIWYTAQSGIWQTVWLEAVPALHVEALTLVPHLADGSVEVTVHASGGVARVLVGGQEHRVPAGGTAWVQLDDPHPWTPEDPFLHDVTVELGQDRVTSYVAMRSFAVGPDANGVPRLLLNGVPYPHVGVLDQGYWPDGLLTAPSDEAMVHDIATMKRLGFTMLRKHVKVEPLRWYAHCDRLGMLVWQDVVNGGGRYRTAAVTWPGRFPIRLPDTRWRALTGRADETGRALFHEELRRTVEHLRNVASIACWVPFNEGWGQFDAAAVADRVRDLDPTRLVDHASGWHDQGAGDLRSLHVYAKPFRLPRRRDHRAVALSEYGGHSLPVTGHVHDDEVDFGYGHEDSGPGLAASFTRLHERLAVDVPGGLAATVYTQLSDVEDELNGLLTYDREVLKIDGDVVRAALALLRG is encoded by the coding sequence GTGCGCCGCGACCTGATCACCCGGTGGGGCCGTCGCCTCGACCCCCTCGCCGTGCTGCCGGAGTACCCGCGCCCGCAGCTGGTCCGGGACAGCTACCTCAACCTCAACGGCTGGTGGGACTACGCCATCACGCCCGCCGGCGCCCCGCTCCCCACGCGGTACGACGGGCGCATCGTCGTCCCGTTCAGCCCCGAGGCGCCGCTGTCCCGGGTGGGCCGGCAGCTGCAGCCCGACGAGCGGCTGACCTACCGGCGCACGCTGCGGCTGCCGGACGGGTTCCGCGCCGTGGACGGCCGGGTGCTGCTGCACTTCGGGGCCGTCGACCAGACCTGCACGGTGCGGCTCAACGGCGTCGAGGTCGGCGCCAACGAGGGCGGCTACCTGCCGTTCGCGTGCGACGTGACCGCCGCGCTGCGGCCGGGTGACAACGAGCTGGTGGTCGACGTACGGGACCGGAGCGACGGCGCCCAGCACGCGTCGGGCAAGCAGCGGCTGCACCGCGGCGGCATCTGGTACACCGCGCAGTCCGGCATCTGGCAGACCGTCTGGCTCGAGGCCGTGCCGGCCCTGCACGTCGAGGCGCTGACCCTCGTGCCGCACCTCGCGGACGGGTCCGTCGAGGTCACCGTGCACGCGTCCGGCGGCGTGGCCCGGGTGCTCGTCGGCGGGCAGGAGCACCGGGTGCCCGCCGGCGGGACGGCGTGGGTCCAGCTCGACGACCCGCACCCCTGGACGCCCGAGGACCCGTTCCTGCACGACGTCACCGTCGAGCTCGGCCAGGACCGCGTTACGTCGTACGTCGCGATGCGGTCCTTCGCGGTCGGCCCGGACGCCAACGGGGTGCCCCGGCTGCTGCTCAACGGGGTGCCCTACCCGCACGTGGGCGTGCTCGACCAGGGGTACTGGCCCGACGGGCTGCTCACCGCCCCGTCCGACGAGGCGATGGTGCACGACATCGCGACGATGAAGCGGCTCGGGTTCACGATGCTCCGCAAGCACGTCAAGGTCGAGCCGCTGCGGTGGTACGCCCACTGCGACCGGCTCGGGATGCTGGTCTGGCAGGACGTGGTGAACGGCGGCGGCCGCTACCGCACCGCCGCGGTGACCTGGCCGGGGAGGTTCCCGATCCGGCTGCCCGACACCCGGTGGCGCGCGCTGACCGGCCGCGCCGACGAGACCGGCCGGGCGCTGTTCCACGAGGAGCTGCGCCGGACGGTCGAGCACCTGCGCAACGTCGCGTCCATCGCCTGCTGGGTCCCGTTCAACGAGGGCTGGGGGCAGTTCGACGCGGCCGCCGTCGCCGACCGGGTCCGGGACCTGGACCCCACCCGCCTGGTCGACCACGCCAGCGGCTGGCACGACCAGGGCGCCGGGGACCTGCGCAGTCTGCACGTCTACGCGAAGCCGTTCCGGCTGCCCCGGCGGCGCGACCACCGGGCCGTCGCGCTGAGCGAGTACGGCGGCCACAGCCTGCCCGTCACCGGTCACGTGCACGACGACGAGGTGGACTTCGGCTACGGCCACGAGGACAGCGGCCCGGGCCTGGCCGCGTCGTTCACCCGGCTGCACGAACGGCTCGCGGTCGACGTACCGGGGGGTCTGGCGGCCACCGTCTACACCCAGCTGTCCGACGTGGAGGACGAGCTCAACGGGCTGCTCACCTACGACCGCGAGGTGCTCAAGATCGACGGGGACGTGGTGCGGGCGGCCCTGGCGCTGCTGCGCGGCTGA
- the msrA gene encoding peptide-methionine (S)-S-oxide reductase MsrA: MLFNRRKLEMPTPDQALKGRTEQWFTLAEHHVVLGTPVVTNEDNIPEGFEVAVFGLGCFWGAEEIFWRTPGVWSTSVGYAGGSTPHPSYEEVCSGQTGHTEAVRVVFDPSKVDYADLVKAFFEFHDPTQGMRQGNDIGTQYRSAVYTLSDEQAETAKRLRAAYEPLLLERGYGAITTEIKPSPTYYYAEDVHQQYLAKNPHGYRCHSATGVPFPKTA, encoded by the coding sequence GTGCTGTTCAACCGCCGCAAGCTCGAGATGCCCACGCCGGACCAGGCCCTCAAGGGCCGCACCGAGCAGTGGTTCACGCTCGCCGAGCACCACGTCGTGCTGGGCACCCCCGTCGTGACGAACGAGGACAACATCCCCGAGGGCTTCGAGGTCGCGGTCTTCGGGCTGGGCTGCTTCTGGGGCGCCGAGGAGATCTTCTGGCGGACGCCGGGCGTCTGGTCGACGTCCGTCGGGTACGCCGGCGGCAGCACCCCGCACCCCTCCTACGAGGAGGTGTGCTCCGGCCAGACCGGTCACACCGAGGCCGTCCGGGTCGTGTTCGACCCGTCGAAGGTCGACTACGCGGACCTGGTCAAGGCGTTCTTCGAGTTCCACGACCCGACCCAGGGCATGCGCCAGGGCAACGACATCGGCACCCAGTACCGCTCGGCGGTCTACACGCTGAGCGACGAGCAGGCGGAGACCGCGAAGCGGCTGCGGGCGGCGTACGAGCCGTTGCTGCTCGAGCGCGGGTACGGCGCGATCACCACCGAGATCAAGCCGTCGCCGACGTACTACTACGCCGAGGACGTGCACCAGCAGTACCTCGCGAAGAACCCGCACGGCTACCGGTGCCACTCGGCCACGGGCGTCCCCTTCCCGAAGACCGCCTGA
- a CDS encoding cystathionine gamma-synthase, whose translation MTEQTPEHAQKSGFETRAIHAGYEPDEMTGAVIPPIYATSTYKQDGVGGMRGGYEYSRSGNPTRTALEGNIAALEEGERGFAFASGLAAEHTLLQSLCRPGDHVVIPDDAYGGTYRLFAKVEQPWGLAHTAAPVSDVDAMRAAIRPGETKVVWVETPTNPLLNIGDIEALAAVAHDAGALLVVDNTFASPYLQQPLTLGADVVVHSTTKYCGGHSDVVGGALVVRDLDVAEKVAFHQNSIGAVAGPFDAWLTLRGLKTLAVRMDRHCDNAEKVVEFLAGDPRVAQVVYPGLPEHPGHAVASRQMKRYGGIVSFRVAGGEQQALDTCGRAKVFTLAESLGGIESLIEHPGRMTHASVAGTALEVPSDLIRLSVGIETVEDLLADLDQALGAGPVG comes from the coding sequence ATGACCGAGCAGACCCCCGAGCACGCCCAGAAGTCCGGTTTCGAGACGCGGGCGATCCACGCCGGCTACGAGCCCGACGAGATGACCGGTGCGGTGATCCCGCCCATCTATGCGACCAGCACCTACAAGCAGGACGGCGTCGGCGGGATGCGCGGCGGCTACGAGTACTCCCGCAGCGGCAACCCGACCCGCACCGCCCTGGAGGGCAACATCGCGGCCCTCGAGGAGGGGGAGCGCGGGTTCGCGTTCGCCAGCGGGCTGGCCGCCGAGCACACCCTGCTCCAGTCGCTGTGCCGTCCCGGCGACCACGTGGTGATCCCCGACGACGCGTACGGCGGCACCTACCGGCTGTTCGCGAAGGTCGAGCAGCCCTGGGGCCTGGCGCACACCGCCGCACCGGTGTCCGACGTGGACGCCATGCGGGCGGCGATCCGGCCCGGCGAGACGAAGGTGGTCTGGGTCGAGACCCCCACCAACCCGCTGCTGAACATCGGCGACATCGAGGCGCTCGCCGCCGTCGCGCACGACGCCGGCGCGCTGCTCGTGGTGGACAACACCTTCGCGTCGCCGTACCTCCAGCAGCCGCTCACCCTCGGCGCCGACGTCGTCGTGCACTCGACCACGAAGTACTGCGGCGGGCACTCCGACGTCGTCGGCGGCGCCCTCGTGGTCCGCGACCTCGACGTCGCCGAGAAGGTCGCCTTCCACCAGAACTCCATCGGCGCGGTGGCCGGCCCGTTCGACGCCTGGCTGACCCTGCGCGGCCTCAAGACCCTCGCGGTCCGGATGGACCGGCACTGCGACAACGCGGAGAAGGTCGTGGAGTTCCTCGCCGGCGACCCGCGCGTGGCGCAGGTCGTCTACCCCGGCCTGCCCGAGCACCCCGGGCACGCGGTCGCGAGCCGCCAGATGAAGCGGTACGGCGGCATCGTGTCGTTCCGGGTCGCGGGCGGGGAGCAGCAGGCCCTGGACACGTGCGGCCGGGCGAAGGTGTTCACCCTCGCCGAGTCGCTGGGCGGCATCGAGTCGCTGATCGAGCACCCGGGCCGGATGACGCACGCCTCGGTGGCCGGCACCGCGCTCGAGGTGCCCTCCGACCTGATCCGGCTCTCGGTGGGCATCGAGACCGTCGAGGACCTGCTGGCCGACCTCGACCAGGCCCTCGGCGCCGGACCCGTTGGCTGA
- a CDS encoding glutamate mutase L, translating to MPEPHPDRRVVACVDFGSTFTKAALVDVGTGELLASADHRTTIDTDVLDGWDACLAQLVAVDPRAAGAEVLACSSAGGGLRIAVVGNEALVTAEAGRRVALSSGGRVVHVASGRLTRAGLHELRAARPDVVLLVGGTDGGNAEVLLACATTLARARWRKPVVVAGNVDAQPEVAALLEASGTPHVLADNVVPQIGVLAPEPARAAIREMFLRHVIGGKHLSRRADPSTGTGAFLRMVRGATPDVVLTAVELLAGGLDGERPGAGDVVVVDVGGATTDVHSVIELDPEDAGLAREVVATVPVSRTVEGDLGMRWSAVHTVEEGLAAGLVEDADRMRAAAGVRRADPAFLPGSEAERHDDEAIATAAVGVALRRHAGRSQVAYSSAGRVVERSGKDLREVDLLVGSGGVLRNNPDEVAERVLGSVTGEDVPGGWQLPRAPRTLVDHDYVLAAAGLLAPTHPEAAHALLARLRGATA from the coding sequence GTGCCCGAGCCGCACCCCGACCGGCGGGTCGTCGCCTGCGTGGACTTCGGATCCACGTTCACCAAGGCGGCCCTGGTCGACGTCGGCACCGGCGAGCTGCTGGCGTCGGCCGACCACCGGACCACGATCGACACCGACGTCCTCGACGGCTGGGACGCCTGCCTGGCCCAGCTGGTGGCGGTCGACCCGCGGGCCGCGGGGGCCGAGGTGCTGGCCTGCTCCTCGGCCGGGGGCGGGCTGCGGATCGCGGTCGTCGGCAACGAGGCCCTGGTCACCGCCGAGGCCGGCCGCCGGGTCGCGCTGTCCAGCGGCGGCCGGGTGGTGCACGTGGCCAGCGGGCGGCTGACCCGCGCGGGCCTGCACGAGCTGCGGGCGGCCCGCCCGGACGTGGTGCTGCTCGTCGGCGGCACGGACGGCGGCAACGCCGAGGTGCTGCTGGCCTGCGCCACGACGCTGGCGAGGGCCCGCTGGCGGAAGCCGGTCGTCGTCGCCGGCAACGTGGACGCCCAGCCCGAGGTCGCCGCGCTGCTCGAGGCCTCCGGGACCCCGCACGTGCTCGCCGACAACGTGGTCCCGCAGATCGGCGTGCTCGCCCCGGAGCCGGCGCGCGCGGCGATCCGGGAGATGTTCCTGCGGCACGTGATCGGCGGCAAGCACCTGTCCAGGCGCGCCGACCCCTCGACGGGCACCGGCGCGTTCCTCCGGATGGTCCGCGGCGCCACGCCCGACGTCGTGCTGACCGCGGTCGAGCTGCTGGCCGGCGGCCTCGACGGCGAGCGGCCGGGAGCCGGGGACGTGGTCGTGGTCGACGTGGGCGGGGCCACCACCGACGTGCACTCGGTGATCGAGCTCGATCCCGAGGACGCCGGCCTGGCCCGCGAGGTGGTCGCCACCGTCCCGGTCAGCCGGACCGTCGAGGGCGACCTCGGGATGCGCTGGAGCGCCGTGCACACCGTCGAGGAGGGTCTCGCGGCCGGGCTGGTCGAGGACGCCGACCGGATGCGTGCCGCCGCCGGCGTACGACGGGCCGACCCCGCGTTCCTGCCCGGCTCCGAGGCGGAGCGTCACGACGACGAGGCGATCGCCACCGCCGCGGTAGGGGTGGCGCTGCGCCGGCACGCGGGACGGTCCCAGGTGGCGTACTCGTCGGCCGGGCGCGTCGTGGAGCGCAGCGGCAAGGACCTGCGCGAGGTCGACCTGCTCGTCGGGTCCGGCGGGGTGCTGCGCAACAACCCCGACGAGGTCGCCGAGCGCGTCCTCGGGTCGGTCACCGGGGAGGACGTGCCGGGCGGCTGGCAGCTGCCGCGCGCGCCGCGCACGCTGGTCGACCACGACTACGTGCTGGCCGCGGCCGGCCTGCTCGCCCCGACCCACCCGGAGGCCGCGCACGCCCTTCTGGCGCGGCTGCGAGGGGCCACCGCATAG